A DNA window from Pogona vitticeps strain Pit_001003342236 chromosome 2, PviZW2.1, whole genome shotgun sequence contains the following coding sequences:
- the LOC110070029 gene encoding uncharacterized protein LOC110070029, whose translation MVKRKKIGQHQMPGEKGECLDAEEAVENQVGPKKLGGKSTDEKMDESISPTEEIQVPQKTSKGEGTHECPKCRKTFARKSALDRHEKVHKGEKPFTGLECGRSFSRFANLAKHLRIHAEKKLFQCLECGKSFRWKSCLTTHERIHSGEKPFQCLECGKSFRVKSHLTVHERIHSGEKPFQCLECEKSFREKTHLTVHERIHSGKKPFKCMECGKSFSQSGNFARHLKTHTDNKPLECLECGRTFRLKILLMNHKNIHQGEKPYRPMACRKSVGQGERKSLKCWECGKRFSRSSLALHQRVHTGEKPYKCLECGKTFSQKSSLNSHQRIHTGEKPFECLECGKSFSQNANLKNHQSIHMGRKPFECKECGKCFRLKDSLRSHQSVHTREKPFKCLECGKAFRWKASLSLHNRIHTGEKPFECQECGKTFSQKSNLISHKIIHTGEKPYKCLECGKTFVQRFPLIIHTRIHTGEKPHKCLECGKSFIRGGDLVKHKLTHIGEKNYKCLECGKSFITESALTRHHIIHTEEKPFKCLECGKAFKQKEYVKIHHATHIAEKCYKCSECGKKLKSAQTLKRHQRVHTGEKPFKCQECGKSFRQSGYLTVHSRIHTGEKPHKCLECGKSFSSWGSLHSHETIHKGEKAFKCMECGKSFLSGHHLNQHHKIHTKFNIKYSC comes from the coding sequence AtggtgaaaagaaagaaaataggacaACATCAAATGCCAGGGGAAAAGGGTGAATGTctggatgctgaagaggctgttGAGAATCAAGTTGGACCGAAGAAACTAGGAGGAAAGAGCACAGATGAAAAGATGGATGAATCCATTTCTCCTACAGAAGAAATCCAAGTCCCTCAGAAAACATCCAAGGGAGAGGGAACCCATGAGTGCCCCAAGTGTAGGAAAACCTTTGCCCGTAAATCAGCCCTAGATCGCCATGAGAAAGttcacaaaggagagaaaccatttacaGGCTTGGAGTGTGGAAGGAGTTTCAGTCGGTTTGCAAACCTTGCTAAACACCTCAGGATCCATGCAGAAAAGAAGCTATTTCaatgtctggagtgtggaaaaagctttagatGGAAATCCTGTCTTACCACCCATGAAAGAATTCACTCCGGGGAGAAGCCATTtcaatgcctggagtgtggaaaaagctttagagTGAAATCCCATCTTACTGTCCATGAAAGAATTCActctggggagaagccatttcaATGCCTAGAGTGTGAAAAAAGCTTTAGAGAGAAAACACATCTTACTGTCCACGAAAGAATTCACTCAGggaagaaaccatttaaatgtatggagtgtggaaaaagtttcagTCAGAGTGGAAACTTTGCTAGACACCTTAAGACCCACACAGACAACAAGCCGTTAGAATGTCTTGAATGTGGAAGGACCTTTCGACTGAAAATATTGTTGATGAATCATAAGAATATTCATcaaggagagaaaccgtacagaCCTATGGCATGTAGAAAGAGTGttggtcaaggagaaagaaagtCATTGAAATGCtgggaatgtggaaagagattcagTCGGAGCAGCCTTGCCTTGCACCAAAGAgtgcacactggggagaaaccatataaatgtttagagtgtggaaagaccttcagccAGAAGTCAAGTTTAAACTCCcatcagagaattcacacaggggagaagccctttgaatgcctggagtgtggaaagagtttcagccaGAACGCAAACCTGAAAAACCACCAGAGTATCCACATGGGGCGGAAGCCATTCgaatgcaaggaatgtggaaaatgctttaGATTGAAAGATTCCCTTCGTAGCCATCAAAGTGTTCATACAAGAGAGAAGCCTTTtaaatgtctggagtgtggaaaggCATTCCGTTGGAAGGCAAGCCTTTCTTTACATAATAGGATCCATACAGGCGAGAAACCCTTtgaatgccaagagtgtgggaagacCTTCAGCCAAAAAAGTAACCTTATTTCCCATAAAataattcacactggggagaaaccatataaatgtctggagtgtgggaagaCTTTCGTGCAACGTTTCCCCCTTATTATTCACACAAggattcacacaggagaaaagccgcataaatgtctggagtgtgggaagagcttcataCGTGGTGGAGATCTTGTTAAACATAAGCTCACCCACATAGgggagaaaaattataaatgcctagagtgtggaaagagtttcattaCAGAGTCAGCACTTACTCGCCATCATATaatccacactgaagagaaaccatttaaatgtctGGAGTGCGGAAAGGCCTTCAAACAGAAGGAGTATGTCAAGATACACCATGCAACTCACATTGCGGAGAAATGTTATAAATGCTCtgaatgtggaaaaaaattaaagtcaGCCCAAACTCTTAAACGACACCAAAgagtccatacaggggagaaaccctttaagtgtcaggaatgtggaaagagctttcgtcAGAGTGGTTATCTTACTGTGCATTCccgaatccacacaggagagaaacctcataaatgcctggagtgtggaaagagcttcagtagtTGGGGGAGCCTTCATTCACATGAAACCATTCACAAAGGAGAGAAGGCcttcaaatgcatggaatgtgggaaaagcttccttTCAGGTCATCATCTGAATCAACATCACAAAATCCACACCAAGTTTAATATCAAATATTCCTGCTGA